In Nicotiana tabacum cultivar K326 chromosome 2, ASM71507v2, whole genome shotgun sequence, the following proteins share a genomic window:
- the LOC142166792 gene encoding uncharacterized protein LOC142166792: MLKQLCVNIPFTEVLTQMPVYAKFLKEILSSKRKLEEMTMVKLNAHCSAILQNNIPQKCGDLVNFTIPYPLGSEKFDKALCDSGASINLMSLYVFRKLEGELGVIKFVPVSLQLADQTTIIPNGIIKEISVRVDKFVFPMDFIIVDMKMNKERMKKYPYDEASAYSCFKLDVVGELAKNHKLEKLVGDSLERCITQSSTLEDEEHEIKKEVEALDTDNQVVDEDEFKKEMIKPKLELKIISSGEKSDSAYRPLNIEVSAEQERVKATSDAMDGMIRRCIPEGKMESILSHYHDGAAGGHYGGNRIVAKVMESNFYWPSLYKDARYYVAACDKCQRTGEHIMSHMNELEEFRLDMYENARIFKENMKKWHDRLIKPKEFHEGENVLLYNSRLRLFP; encoded by the exons ATGCTCAAACAGTTGTGTGTGAACATCCCATTCACAGAGGTGCTCACCCAAATGCCTGTCTATGCtaaatttttgaaggaaatccTTTCGAGTAAAAGGAAGCTAGAGGAAATGACAATGGTAAAACTCAACGCACATTGCAGTGCCATCCTACAAAATAACATTCCTCAAAAGTGTGGGGATCTTGTGAACTTCACTATACCCTACCCGCTGGGGAGTGAGAAATTTGACAAGGCCTTGTGCGACTCAGGTGCATCCATTAACTTAATGTCATTGTATGTTTTTAGGAAACTGGAAGGAGAGCTTGGAGTGATAAAGTTTGTGCCGGTATCATTGCAACTGGCCGATCAGACCACCATTATACCAAAtggaataatcaaggaaatttcAGTGAGAGTGGACAAATTTGTGTTTCCTATGGACTTCATTATAGTAGACATGAAAATGAATAAGGAG AGAATGAAGAAGTACCCGTATGATGAGGCGTCTGCCTACTCATGTTTCAAACTGGATGTGGTAGGGGAGTTAGCTAAAAATCATAAGCTAGAGAAGCTGGTAGGTGATTCATTAGAAAGATGCATTACTCAATCGAGTACATTAGAGGATGAAGAACATGAGATCAAAAAAGAGGTTGAGGCCTTGGATACTGATAACCAAGTGGTAGATGAAGATGAATTTAAGAAGGAAATGATTAAGCCAAAGCTGGAGTTGAAA atcatatCTAGTGGGGAGAAAAGTGATAGTGCATATCGACCACTCAACATTGAAGTATCTGCTGAGCAAGAAAGAGTCAAAGCCACATCTGATGCAATGG ATGGCATGATTCGGAGATGTATACCAGAAGGAAAAATGGAAAGCATACTATCCCACTATCATGACGGAGCAGCTGGAGGACATTATGGAGGAAATAGGATAGTAGCAAAAGTCATGGAATCTAATTTCTACTGGCCGTCCCTGTATAAGGACGCAAGATATTACGTTGCGGCATGTGACAAGTGCCAACGGACAG GTGAACACATAATGTCACATATGAATGAGCTGGAGGAATTCAGATTGGACATGTATGAGAATGCGcgaattttcaaggaaaacatgaAGAAATGGCATGACCGTCTGATTAAACCAAAAGAATTTCATGAAGGGGAAAATGTCTTGCTATACAATAGTAGACTCAGATTGTTCCCCTGA